The stretch of DNA TATTTTCTTTTTCCCCGTGAACAACAACATTGAGATCCGTCACGACCTCTTTCATCACCTTAGCTTGTGAGTTGATCTCATCCACCGTTCCAGAAATTTCTTCTGAAGAGGCGGCGTTAGATTGCACGGATTGATCTAACTGATTCATCGCCTGGCTGATTTGTTGGATCCCAACAGATTGCTCTTCACTCGCCGCTGAGATTTCTTTATTTAAGTCTGACACCTTACGAACAGACTCCACGATCTTTTTTAGAACTTCTCCGGAGTCATTGGCTTTAGCTGTCCCTTGCTCAATTTTTTCGACCGACTCGCGAATAAGAACGGCAATATCTTTAGCCGCGGAGGCTGATCTTTGCGCTAATGAACGAACCGCTTCCGCCACGACCGCAAAACCTTTACCTTGCTCTCCCGCCCGGGCCGCCTCCACCGCGGCATTAAGGGCCAATAGATTGGTTTGGAAAGCGATATCGTCAATCACGTTGATGATTTCTTCAATTTGTTTTGAAGACTGCGAAATACCTCTCATCGATTCTAGCAAGTGATGCATTTCGGCTTCGCCTTGAGAGGCTTGTTCAGAAGAGTTTGAAGATAGCAATGCCGCTTGACGAGCATTTTCTGTATTCATCTTTACCATCGAGGTCATTTCTTCTAGCGATGCCACGGTCTCTTCTAAAGAAGCCGCGGATTGACTTGATGCTTGGGAAAGATTTTGCCCTGCCACTGATAACTGCTGAATAGATTCCGTAACCAGGTCCGTTGAAGTTCCAAGGCGGTTTGCCAAAGAGGTGATTCCATTTGAGATCAAGCGTGCCACAATCGTGACGACTAAAATCATGATCACCACGCCAATCAAAGAAATAATGACTTGAGTCCAAACCGCCGCCTTCGCCTCCGCCAAAACAGTGTCTGTTGGAGTTCTCACAACAAGAGACCACTCTTCTTCCGTGTGTCCTGCTGAAAATGGTAAGATCGCATAAAGATATTCTTTACCGTCCGCGGGATCAACACCGGTGATAACGAGCTCTGTTCCTTTGGCAATCGCGTCTTTAAACTTCTCGTTTTCAAAAGGAAAGACCGCGGGCTTCGTAATTAAAGCGTCGTCGGGATGAGAAACAAAATTTCCGGCGTGGGTAATAAGATATGCTTCCGATGTTTCATACGGTTTGATCTTCGCCACTTGCTCTTGAACCGCCTTTAGTGCAAAGTCGACACCCGCAACACCAACCGCCTTATCATTAATAATGATAGGCACCGCTGCGGAGCTCATCAAGGTGTTCACTCCTGCTACCGGATAAATGTAGGGCTCAATCAAAGCTTCTTTTTTACGATTCAAAGGAACTAGGTAATAATCTCCTTCACCCGGATTGGCATAACCGATCAATGGCCCAAGGATGGCTTTCCCCTTGTCCCAACTTGCATAGGGAACAAATCGTCCGGTCTTATCGCTATCGGGAGAATTTTTATATTGTTCGTCTTTACCATCCCAGGCATTCGGCTCCCAGCCTGTCCACACGCCGATCAAATTATTGTTGTCTTTTAAAAGCTGCAGCAGAACTTCATTCTCGTCTTCACGCGAGGTGTGATTTCTGGATTTATGATTTTTAAGAAACTGACCAAGAACTCGGGCCACGTCTAAAGCCTGATCAAGCTGACCGCGAATTTCTTGTCCTGCAAGTTTAGCCATGGACACGGTTCTTTCGTTTGCGATCTCTTTTGCATCGGCCCAATCACTTCGGGCCGTGACAATGGTCATCACTGCCATCACGACAACCGTGATCGCCAATATGGGAGCCAACATGCGAATCTGCAACGAGAACTTTTTCATTTATTATGGTCCTTAACTTTCTTATTTGGTTTGCGTATTAAATGATGGCACATACAAAAACGCTTTGACAACCGAACGCGCAAATCTAGTCAAGGTCGAGTAAACAGTTTGTAGTTCTGATTTCTCCACTGACAGTAACGATAAATAAAATCAAACCTAGGTTGAAGACAATATTGAAGAAGAACGTCGTAAGGGTTTTTTATGCGATACAGTTTAGAAGAAACAGTGGCAGAACAGGAGTTTATCTATTTAGATAAAGTGCATTGTCCTATTTTTATTCATCACACGGACTATGAGCTAATAGAAATCATTCGTTGATTTAGGATTTCTGAGTGTTCCTCTTTTTATTTTGAATTTTTCGCCGGCATAAAATGGGTTTCGCCAACATTGGGTGCGACAAATCTTGTAGCATCAACCTGCATTTTTTTAATCGCCTCTGCCAAGGCCTTTACGGGCTCATCGATTCCTTCATCGGTGAGCGGAAAGGTGCCAAAGTGCGTACCTAAAGTGAACTTAGATTCTAAATCTAGGTGCGCCTGAACCGCTTCTTCCGGATTCATGTGCTGTTCTTTCATAAACCATCTTGGCTCGTAAGCACCAATAGGTAAAATAGCGACATCCATTGGACCCAACTTTCCTTTAATATCTTTAAACAGGGCCCCATATCCAGTGTCGCCAGCAAAATAGATCTGCCTTTGATCAGCAGCTTTCACCACGAAACCTCCCCACAGGGCCTTGTTCGTATCAAACATGGTTCGTCGCGACCAATGCTGAGCGGGCACTAACGTTACCGAATTTTTTTCCGGCAACTCCGCTGTCTGCCACCAGTCCATTTCGATAACTTTTTTTGCGCCCATTTCCTTAATCAAACGTTCATTTCCCAACGGAACGACAAAAGTCGGATCAAACTTTTTAGCAAGTTCACGAATGCTTTCTTCATCCATATGGTCATAGTGATTATGACTGATTAGAACCACATCAATTTTTGGCAAATCCTTTAACTCAATTCCCGGGCGACGTACGCGCTTGGGACCAATCCATGTAAAGGGACTGACTCTTTCTGAAAAAACAGGATCCGTGATAATATTGACCCCTTTTAACTGAATCAAGTGAGTGGCGTGATTAATAAAAGTAGTAGAAATTTCGCCCTCTTTTAATTGATTGGCCACTTCGGGTTTCGAGGTATTTTCTAATGTCGCCGGCCAAGGCGTCACCGTGCTTGTCATTTTCCATTTTAAAACTTGCAACATACTTTTGTTGCCAGACATGCCCGGATTATGAAACTTTTCCCCATCGAAATGATCTGATTTTTGATAAGCCATCGAAGAACACCCACTTAATAAAGACACCAAGGTTAATCCAGAGACAATCCGCAAAATCATATATCTTCCTTCAAATAGTCCCCTCTACGATACCTCCATTTAAGGCCGCAAACTATATAGATTTAATATATAAAGATCATGAATTAATAATAATTTTATTTAACCCCGAAGTCCCCGATACTTAAGCTATCAAGGAGGCCCTTAATGACGGCCAAACTACAGATACCTCGCAGATCTTTTATTATCGGAGCGGCCACAACGACCGCCGGACTGCTAGGAGCGGGAGCTGCTTCCGCACTGTTAGGAAAGGAGAAAACTATGTTCACGATCAGAAAATCTAACGAAAGAGGCTTAGCCGAACATGGCTGGTTGAAATCAAAACATACGTTTTCATTTGCAGAGTATTACGATCCCGCTCACATGGGTTTTGGTCCCTTGCGCGTGATCAATGAAGACCGTATCGCGGGAGGCACAGGTTTTGGAACTCACCCACATAACGATATGGAGATCATTTCTTATGTAATTTCGGGAGGTCTTAAACACAAAGACTCTATGGGTAATGAAACCATTATTAAACCCGGAGAGGTCCAAAGAATGAGTGCCGGCACCGGCATTCGTCACTCGGAATACAATGAAAAGGAAAATGAAGAGACTCACTTTTTCCAAATTTGGATTATGCCCGAGCGTCGCGGAATCACTCCCAGCTATGGACAAAAATCTTTTGAGAAAGAGTTAAACTCGCAAAAACTGGTGCACGTAATTTCTAAAGATGGACGAAATGGATCTATCTCGATGAACCAAGATGCCAACGTTTATATTTCGCGCTTAAATGCCGGCGAAAGCTTTAGCTTCGAATTGCCTGAATACCGACGC from Bdellovibrio bacteriovorus encodes:
- a CDS encoding methyl-accepting chemotaxis protein, whose translation is MKKFSLQIRMLAPILAITVVVMAVMTIVTARSDWADAKEIANERTVSMAKLAGQEIRGQLDQALDVARVLGQFLKNHKSRNHTSREDENEVLLQLLKDNNNLIGVWTGWEPNAWDGKDEQYKNSPDSDKTGRFVPYASWDKGKAILGPLIGYANPGEGDYYLVPLNRKKEALIEPYIYPVAGVNTLMSSAAVPIIINDKAVGVAGVDFALKAVQEQVAKIKPYETSEAYLITHAGNFVSHPDDALITKPAVFPFENEKFKDAIAKGTELVITGVDPADGKEYLYAILPFSAGHTEEEWSLVVRTPTDTVLAEAKAAVWTQVIISLIGVVIMILVVTIVARLISNGITSLANRLGTSTDLVTESIQQLSVAGQNLSQASSQSAASLEETVASLEEMTSMVKMNTENARQAALLSSNSSEQASQGEAEMHHLLESMRGISQSSKQIEEIINVIDDIAFQTNLLALNAAVEAARAGEQGKGFAVVAEAVRSLAQRSASAAKDIAVLIRESVEKIEQGTAKANDSGEVLKKIVESVRKVSDLNKEISAASEEQSVGIQQISQAMNQLDQSVQSNAASSEEISGTVDEINSQAKVMKEVVTDLNVVVHGEKENNNNDIQTVS
- a CDS encoding MBL fold metallo-hydrolase; amino-acid sequence: MILRIVSGLTLVSLLSGCSSMAYQKSDHFDGEKFHNPGMSGNKSMLQVLKWKMTSTVTPWPATLENTSKPEVANQLKEGEISTTFINHATHLIQLKGVNIITDPVFSERVSPFTWIGPKRVRRPGIELKDLPKIDVVLISHNHYDHMDEESIRELAKKFDPTFVVPLGNERLIKEMGAKKVIEMDWWQTAELPEKNSVTLVPAQHWSRRTMFDTNKALWGGFVVKAADQRQIYFAGDTGYGALFKDIKGKLGPMDVAILPIGAYEPRWFMKEQHMNPEEAVQAHLDLESKFTLGTHFGTFPLTDEGIDEPVKALAEAIKKMQVDATRFVAPNVGETHFMPAKNSK
- a CDS encoding pirin family protein, yielding MFTIRKSNERGLAEHGWLKSKHTFSFAEYYDPAHMGFGPLRVINEDRIAGGTGFGTHPHNDMEIISYVISGGLKHKDSMGNETIIKPGEVQRMSAGTGIRHSEYNEKENEETHFFQIWIMPERRGITPSYGQKSFEKELNSQKLVHVISKDGRNGSISMNQDANVYISRLNAGESFSFELPEYRRLWVQLIKGSVEVNGQKLEAGDAASAVDITAADFKSSADSEMILFDLP